The DNA window GGCGACCTTGTCCTGCACGAAGTTGTCGAGGACGTCGGTCTCCTTCCAGGTGGTCGCACCCGAGGAGGAGAGGTCGTACTTCGTGGCCAGGTCGGTCCAGAACTGGATGCCCTTGCGCGAGTCGTCGCTCGCGAGCTGGGACTTCCAGGTGTCGCCGTCGAGCTCGGAGACCTCGCCGCCGGCGCCCCAGACCCACGGGTAGGCCGTGAACTCGGCGTCACCGGGGACGGGGAACGGGATCATGTCGGGCTTCGCGGCCTTGATCGCGGTTCCGGCGTCGATGATCTCCTGCCAGGTGGTCGGCGCCTTGAGGCCGAGCTCCTCGAAGACGTCGGTGCGGTAGACGATCGAACGGACGCCGGCGTACCAGGGCATGCCGTAGAGCTCGCCGTCGTAGGTGCCGGAGTCGGCGAGACCCTTGACGAGGTCGTCCTTCAGGCCGGCCTTGTCGACGTAGTCGCCGATCGGGGCGAGCGCGCCGGCGTCGGCGAACTCGGCCGTCCAGGTGGTGCCGGTCTCGGCGACGTCCGGCGTGGTGTTGCCGGCGATGGAGGTGACGAAGCGGTCGTGGGCATCGGCCCACTGCACGTATTCGACCTTCAGGGTGGCGCCGGTCTCCTTCTTGAAGGCCGAGCCGACCTCCTTGAAGAAGGCCTCGGAGTCGGGGTTGGTGCCCTGCATGATCCAGACGGTGAGCGTCTGGCCGTCGGCCGAGACGTCGCCTGAGCCGGATCCGCCACCGGCACAGGCGGTGAGGCCGAGTGCCGCGGTGGCGAGGACGGCCAGCGGAAGGGTGCGCTTGCGCATGGTGCTGCTCCTCGATTCTGGGATCGGGAGTCCGAGCCGTCGTTGGCCCGGGATCCGTGATGACCGTGGGGTCGATCCCTGCTGTTTTCAGTGGGTGTGGAAACAGTATTCAATAAGTACAGGGAGCTTGCAAATATTTTCCAGCACTGCAACACGGTCGTTACCTGCGTGACGGACGTGTTTCACGAAGCTGCGAGAACCGTGAGCGGACAGGGGTGTGCGGGGC is part of the Plantibacter sp. Leaf314 genome and encodes:
- a CDS encoding sugar ABC transporter substrate-binding protein, with amino-acid sequence MRKRTLPLAVLATAALGLTACAGGGSGSGDVSADGQTLTVWIMQGTNPDSEAFFKEVGSAFKKETGATLKVEYVQWADAHDRFVTSIAGNTTPDVAETGTTWTAEFADAGALAPIGDYVDKAGLKDDLVKGLADSGTYDGELYGMPWYAGVRSIVYRTDVFEELGLKAPTTWQEIIDAGTAIKAAKPDMIPFPVPGDAEFTAYPWVWGAGGEVSELDGDTWKSQLASDDSRKGIQFWTDLATKYDLSSSGATTWKETDVLDNFVQDKVAMAIMGSWTPATIVQKNPELEGKFAAIPIPGEDGGMSPSVLGGSHLSMFNTSKNKDLAFQFIEMMTTGKYASEWAEQTGYFPGQTSLLSDATESDDPLVKPFAEQFVDGGASLPVTPKFGAVQAKKTTNAMIQAILSGSKSVDQATTDAATEMDDIMNGK